A single genomic interval of Bacteroidota bacterium harbors:
- a CDS encoding DUF4783 domain-containing protein — protein MNLKLFITCLLIGLKTSFAFDINDDIANAIKAGNSKAIAAWFTDNVDLKVLDQEDVYSKAQAELIVKDFFTKHPVKSFSIAHKSSKNDSQFAIGTLETTNGKYRIYFLLKKSAEKLQIQQFRIEPENE, from the coding sequence ATGAACCTCAAATTATTCATAACCTGTTTGCTGATTGGGCTTAAAACATCGTTTGCCTTTGATATCAATGATGATATAGCAAATGCTATTAAAGCGGGAAACAGTAAGGCTATAGCGGCCTGGTTTACAGATAATGTGGATTTGAAAGTGCTCGATCAGGAAGATGTATACAGCAAAGCACAGGCTGAACTTATTGTAAAAGACTTTTTCACAAAACACCCGGTTAAATCGTTCAGTATAGCTCATAAAAGCTCTAAGAATGATTCGCAGTTTGCCATTGGCACATTGGAAACCACCAACGGCAAATACAGGATTTATTTTCTTTTGAAAAAATCGGCTGAAAAACTCCAGATACAACAATTCCGTATTGAACCAGAAAATGAGTGA